The proteins below are encoded in one region of Helicoverpa armigera isolate CAAS_96S chromosome 11, ASM3070526v1, whole genome shotgun sequence:
- the LOC110379593 gene encoding uncharacterized protein LOC110379593 has product MPKRKSEESCDKLFKKLKKLEKKLRRRCRSRSSSSSRSGIQEEHVAYSEDCENNIVELLDGSNLSNVEAISGGDADPFPECTASQAAEPVVAAGTSATPTDNVANALSCAESADAIPESVILDILGEDPTISNTYGPEVQKDLAVRLEHIATHGLTKELRKDLQDKYLLPNNCRLINAPGLNAEIKAAVSDVNIKRDRNIEFRQKQTATAIACLSLAINKLISKNNADPELTKMLMDSERILCDLQYNDSVIRRNFILSSLNKDMKDQLLNTKPDNLLFGQNLSETIKTAKAITRSGADLKTPVQKPQASNKKPPASTSTPRNLNWKGPFPPRKQPNQPKAKGPPPSSRPSSSSRHSQQPPKRSRR; this is encoded by the exons atgCCGAAACGTAAAAGTGAAGAGAGttgtgataaattatttaagaaactcAAGAAATTGGAGAAAAAACTACGACGACGTTGTCGCAGCCGATCTTCGAGTTCATCAAGGTCCGGTATTCAAG AAGAACATGTGGCTTATAGCGAGGACTGCGAGAATAACATTGTTGAATTGCTCGACGGAAGCAACCTGTCTAATGTGGAAGCTATCAGCGGCGGCGATGCCGACCCGTTCCCGGAGTGCACCGCGAGCCAAGCTGCGGAGCCCGTCGTTGCCGCTGGTACCAGCGCGACGCCTACTGACAATGTTGCCAATGCGCTTTCTTGTGCAGAATCCGCGGATGCAATACCAGAGAGCGTGATACTTGATATACTAGGTGAAGATCCTACCATATCGAATACTTACGGACCCGAAGTACAAAAGGACTTAGCAGTCAGATTGGAGCATATTGCCACACATGGACTGACTAAGGAGCTCCGCAAGGATCTACAAGACAAGTATCTGTTGCCGAACAACTGCAGATTAATTAACGCGCCCGGCCTGAACGCTGAAATAAAAGCCGCTGTTTCCGATGTTAACATCAAACGGGATAGAAACATCGAATTTAGACAAAAACAGACTGCTACAGCCATAGCATGTCTGAGTctagcaataaataaacttatttctaaaaataacgcAGATCCAGaattaacaaaaatgttaatgGACTCGGAACGTATATTATGCGATTTGCAATACAATGATTCAGTTATCAGAAGGAATTTCATTTTATCTTCGTTGAATAAGGATATGAAGGACCAACTGCTTAACACCAAGCCGGATAATTTATTGTTTGGTCAAAACCTGTCCGAAACGATAAAGACGGCTAAAGCCATTACTAGATCAGGTGCCGATTTGAAGACGCCAGTGCAGAAGCCTCAGGCAAGTAATAAGAAGCCACCGGCATCGACATCGACACCCAGGAATTTAAACTGGAAGGGCCCCTTCCCCCCACGGAAACAGCCGAATCAACCGAAGGCGAAGGGGCCACCTCCGAGCAGTCGGCCATCGAGCTCATCGAGACACTCGCAGCAACCGCCGAAGCGCAGCCGCCGCTAG
- the LOC126056985 gene encoding uncharacterized protein LOC126056985: MAKEIAKDEPKVNASRRQAVLSTEGDKKAYTEASEFMIKRKTLDLMLQTIYMARHKVATLENDKHFDSSKKDTGYRIAYSYRRILRIYTKMMRIYTYSNKYKDYYKIPNNQLILHKRVTRLHVDLEYLFKVMMNINGKFKEKTKAEQAEADKSNAGKPDND; the protein is encoded by the exons ATGGCTAAAGAGATAGCTAAGGATGAGCCTAAAGTAAACGCGTCTAGACGGCAGGCTGTTTTGTCTACTGAAGGAGACAAGAAAGCGTATACCGAAGCATCGGAATTTATGATCAAACGCAAAACTCTGGATCTCATGCTGCAGACAATTTATATGGCCAGACATAAG GTCGCAACCCTAGAAAACGACAAACACTTTGACAGCAGCAAAAAAGATACAGGATACCGCATAGCGTACTCATACAGGAGAATTCTAAGGATATACACAAAAATGATGAGGATATATACATATTCAAACAAGTACAAAGACTATTACAAAATACCGAACAATCAACTCATATTACATAAAAGAGTGACGAGGTTACACGTAGATTTAGAATATCTTTTTAAAGTTATGATGAACATTAATGGGAAGTTCAAAGAGAAGACGAAAGCTGAGCAAGCTGAAGCCGATAAATCCAACGCTGGGAAACCTGATAACGACTAA
- the LOC110375534 gene encoding uncharacterized protein LOC110375534 — MWLNTISIILLYYSLNNVHGVFDDVHYTLFGNLASTPDLLNDTEGDLDNTTTDDYDTPDELDMEFPNVFTFRRTNLTEAFDIQDYNLVNEQFTNSSKHIRNQTRRFSYYDKDDKKYKEKIESYKKGLLVNILVQFVMHARYEVGKALTQRDKVRDDKRYKLGYLFNRLRRLKTDQLKMVGTAWYQNRTSHRSLFSLMRFYERVVHFDVDIRDTCNLVKKVFSVVAPYDIFDDKKKKKKNKKT; from the exons ATGTGGCTGAATACTATATCAATAATATTGCTTT ATTATTCACTCAACAATGTGCACGGAGTGTTCGACGACGTCCACTACACTTTATTCGGCAACTTGGCTTCGACACCAGACCTCCTGAACGACACTGAAGGTGACCTCGACAACACAACGACAGACGACTATGACACACCCGATGAACTCGACATGGAGTTCCCTAACGTATTCACTTTCCGCCGGACCAACCTAACCGAAGCGTTCGACATACAGGACTATAACCTCGTCAACGAACAATTCACTAATTCCTCAAAACATATAAGGAATCAGACAAGAAGATTTTCCTACTACGATAAAGATGACAAAAAGTACAAGGAAAAAATAGAAAGTTACAAAAAAGGTCTGCTGGTCAATATTTTAGTGCAATTCGTAATGCATGCGAGGTATGAGGTGGGCAAGGCTTTGACCCAGCGTGATAAAGTTAGAGACGATAAGAGATATAAGCTTGGGTACTTGTTCAATCGGCTACGTAGATTGAAGACTGACCAGCTGAAGATGGTGGGGACAGCGTGGTATCAGAACAGGACGTCTCATAGGAGCCTTTTCTCCTTGATGAGGTTCTATGAAAGGGTTGTACATTTCGACGTTGATATTCGAGATACGTGTAACCTGGTCAAGAAAGTATTTTCAGTGGTCGCGCCTTATGACATTTTCGAcgacaaaaagaaaaagaaaaagaataagaagacataa
- the LOC126056979 gene encoding uncharacterized protein LOC126056979 has translation MKKFEPATIWEQIDKQKKYNGLVLTDEEQSEIMFQGMDPTDELMELKIENGDPKIILENDARRGWKPPRGASRYKRDRFYLRRRMYELMKQAIYQTRNKMVVMQVQRDKYSNSSLYKMGFLMNKADNAAKTFGKFSFRAFRGCLLSREKVSYRMPLFDLLTTNERQLSLWFSVEILADLIKKNDEICKAIFKNQTERRIETFDERFIN, from the coding sequence ATGAAGAAATTCGAACCGGCAACCATATGGGAACAAATAGACAAACAAAAGAAGTACAATGGCTTAGTCCTTACTGACGAAGAACAATCTGAAATTATGTTCCAAGGCATGGACCCTACAGACGAACTTATGGAACTGAAGATTGAAAATGGAGACCCCAAGATAATACTCGAAAACGACGCCAGAAGAGGGTGGAAGCCCCCCAGAGGCGCAAGCCGGTATAAAAGAGACAGGTTCTATCTTAGAAGACGAATGTACGAGCTGATGAAGCAAGCAATATACCAGACGCGAAACAAAATGGTCGTGATGCAGGTCCAAAGGGACAAGTACTCCAATTCTTCGCTTTATAAGATGGGGTTCTTGATGAATAAGGCTGATAATGCTGCCAAAACGTTTGGCAAGTTTTCGTTTCGAGCTTTCAGGGGCTGCTTGCTTTCTAGAGAGAAGGTTTCGTACAGGATGCCGTTGTTTGACCTTCTGACTACGAATGAGAGGCAGCTGAGCCTGTGGTTCAGCGTGGAGATCCTGGCAGACCTGATCAAGAAGAACGACGAGATTTGCAAGGCAATCTTCAAGAATCAAACCGAGAGGAGAATAGAGACGTTCGACGAACGGTTCATCAATTAA